The DNA sequence TAACCCTGCCCATTGTTAGAGACTAAAACTTCCCAAGCGAATAAAAGAATCAAGGATCTCTATGTTCACCTTTAATTCAGGGAATGTGGCAAAGGGAGCCCTAAGGGAAGAAACCCAAACTTCTCAGCATCCTCTTTAGACCTCAgagtttctctcctttcctcaaagaaagagaaacagatgcTGATGTCCTTTATTGAAAATTTGAAAGTACCTACACCCACAACCCCTTCCAGCATGGGGTTTTACTAGAACTAATTGTAGTACAAATCAGTATAGGCATAGAATTATGCCTTTGTTTTCAAGCTTCAGGACAGTAAAGCTCTGCTGGAGGCATCTGGAGTTTCACTGAGATCTAGAGCAGTTTCAAATGGTTGCGTTTAAGATAAGAATCTTGATCTTGGGAAATGCTGGTGACCGTGCCTGGACAGCAAAGCACCTGTGCCTCATCCTTTTCTCCCTATCTTTTATCCACTGGCTGGGTAATGTGTTAAACTGGTTTTTTTGACTTTCCGGAACAATATCTAATTAGTAAATAAcacaattcagtgacatttaacAGTATGCAAATTCCAGACACTGCAATCATAAAAACCGTGAAGACAGTCTTTTCTGTGGGCCTGGAAACAAAGCAGTCCACTGTATTGGGACAAGGCCACGCGTTGCATTTCACCAAACGCTGCATGGAGAACCCGTCATACATGATATAGAAGACATACATGAAGACTGCTTCAAAGATGACCCGGAAGAAGATGCTGCTAGTGTAGGTCCACCACAGTGACCCTTCGATGCGGACCTTCTGGGTTTTGATCTCTTCAATGTCTTTAAATtcactctttatctctcccttaatgaacttccttttcttctcatgtCTCCGGTAGGCAACGTGCATGGCCACCAAGAGAGCTGGTGTGGACACGAAGATCAGCTGAAGGGCCCAGAGTCGGATGTGAGAGATGGGGAAATAGTGATCATAGCACACATTTTTGCACCCAGGTTGGAGAGTGTTGCAGATAAAATCGGCTTGCTCATCTCCCCACACTTCCTTTGCGGCTACTACCAAGATCATAATGCGAAAAATGAAGAGGACTGTGAGCCAGATCTTCCCAATACTGGTGGAGTGTTTATTGACACCCCCCAGAATAGTCTGTAGTGTGCTCCAATCCATCTTCTCCTCCGGGTGGTCTGCACTGGAAAAGACAAAGTGAACACAATATAGGAGTGACTAGTCAGGACAGAATTTGGGAGACTTCTCTGGGTCCCAGGTAAGGCATCAGTCTTAAATCTCTTCTTGAGCAAACACCAACTCTTACACAACCTCACCAAAAAAGGTCAAAACAAAACCAGCCTAGTTTGCTGTAGGATTAGATGTGTAGTTCTGAAATCACCTGAAACATGTTTGTATGCGTTCTCTAATAAAGAGTAGCTTATTCACCTGAATAATTCACCAGATGTTTAGCACATAATAAAGatttgggagttgggggaggagcaccACAAGCAAAAGTATTCACTAACTTAAAGGTACTAATTAGTGCTGACCCAACTCTCTGCAGACTCTGCTTGAGTTACTCAGCACTCCATCAGCACTTAGCTGTTCCATCTGCCTGCTAGTCCCAAGTTTTGGATGGTACCATGGGGACTGATACTAGCTGAGGCCAGCCTTTCCTTAAAGGCCAGTGGGACATCTTCCTGCAGagttcttccctctctcactccttcctttcctccctcactccctcctttcctccctcccactctcccttctttcctctctctcttttttctttttagattttatttatttatctgagagagagagcacaaataggcagagggagagaaggaagcaggctctccagggaGCTCGATAGggagctcaatccctggaccctgggatcatgatctgagccaaaggcagatgattaaccaactgagccacccaggagcc is a window from the Neovison vison isolate M4711 chromosome 5, ASM_NN_V1, whole genome shotgun sequence genome containing:
- the GJB2 gene encoding gap junction beta-2 protein: MDWSTLQTILGGVNKHSTSIGKIWLTVLFIFRIMILVVAAKEVWGDEQADFICNTLQPGCKNVCYDHYFPISHIRLWALQLIFVSTPALLVAMHVAYRRHEKKRKFIKGEIKSEFKDIEEIKTQKVRIEGSLWWTYTSSIFFRVIFEAVFMYVFYIMYDGFSMQRLVKCNAWPCPNTVDCFVSRPTEKTVFTVFMIAVSGICILLNVTELCYLLIRYCSGKSKKPV